Within Bacteroidales bacterium, the genomic segment ATTATTCTTACCTTAGCCATTAGCCCTTTTTTATCATTGGCATATAAACAATTGAAAAAGTTTGTTCATAGCGATGGGTCTGAAATTTTACTTATGCAAACTAAATACATTAACGAACAGTCGCTTAAAACGCCATCTATTGCTCTATTGCTTGCCAAAAAAGAAACGATGCATATGGCCAATATTGTAAAAGGAATGGTACAAAAATTATTGCCTTTATTTTTAAACAAAGATAAAAAGCTATTGCAAGAATTAGAAAAAGAAGAGCAGGCAGTTAATATGCTTCGCGATCAAATAACCGATTTTTTACTACATTTAAGCAAACAAAACGTAACCGAAGATTTGATAAAAGATTCGTTTAAGCTCTTAGCTATTGTAAAAGAATTGGAAGAAATAGGCGACATTGTCGATACTAATTTGTTACCCAAAGCTCGCTATTGGATAGAAAATAATTACGATTTTAGCGAACAAGGCAAACAAGAGTTGCAAGAATATCATTCACGCTGTTTTAAATTGATTTCGATGGTGGTTGATGTTATGGCTAAATATGATGAGTATAAAGCAACAAAAATTAAAAAGAAAGAAAAAGAAAATATAAAACTCGCCTACAATTTAGAAAAAAGTCATTTTACACGTTTAATCGAACATATTGATAAAACCGTTCAGAGTAGCAAAACCCACATCGAACTTCTAGGACTAATGCAAGCTATCAATCGTCATTCGACTCAAATTGTAAGAATTTTATACAATGAGGTATAAAAGTTTGCCTTTTACCTCCTCTTATTGTATTTTTGCTCAATAAACCAGTAACAGTTTGAAAAATCTAATTTTACCTTTCTTTATCTCTTTATTTCTTATCTTTTCAACTATTATTCTTATAGGGCAAAGAGACATTACTTTAATGAGGATAAGTGTCCCTGAAGGACTTTCGCAAAGCACAGT encodes:
- a CDS encoding Na/Pi cotransporter family protein, coding for IILTLAISPFLSLAYKQLKKFVHSDGSEILLMQTKYINEQSLKTPSIALLLAKKETMHMANIVKGMVQKLLPLFLNKDKKLLQELEKEEQAVNMLRDQITDFLLHLSKQNVTEDLIKDSFKLLAIVKELEEIGDIVDTNLLPKARYWIENNYDFSEQGKQELQEYHSRCFKLISMVVDVMAKYDEYKATKIKKKEKENIKLAYNLEKSHFTRLIEHIDKTVQSSKTHIELLGLMQAINRHSTQIVRILYNEV